In Leclercia pneumoniae, the genomic window CCGTCAGGCTGGAGGCGTGGATCAATTGCAGGCGCTCTTGCAGCCATGGGCCAATCTCCGGGTCCGCATAGCCGCGCGCTAATCCGTCGTCCAGCAATGCTGCCACTACCGGGTTACGCTCCAGCATTCGCACTCGACAGCCCACCGAGGCCAGCACAAACGCATCGCGTCCTAGCCCTGCCGTGGCATCCACCACGTCCGGCAGATAACTGCCTTTGATGCCGACCGCTTTGGCAACCGCTTCGCCGCGACCGCCGCCAAACTTGCGCCGGTGCGCCATCGCCCCGCCGACAAAATCGACAAAAATGCCGCCGAGCTTCGGTTCGTCGCGCTTGCGCAGTTCCAGATGCGTTGTCGTCATTACCAGCGCCATCGGGTTTTCATCATCGTGCTCCAGCCCCCAGCGGGCGGCCAGAACAGATAAGGCGCCGTCTCCGGCGCCTGTTTCATCGAGCAAACAAATTTTCACTGCGGCAATTAACCCTTA contains:
- the rsmJ gene encoding 16S rRNA (guanine(1516)-N(2))-methyltransferase RsmJ: MKICLLDETGAGDGALSVLAARWGLEHDDENPMALVMTTTHLELRKRDEPKLGGIFVDFVGGAMAHRRKFGGGRGEAVAKAVGIKGSYLPDVVDATAGLGRDAFVLASVGCRVRMLERNPVVAALLDDGLARGYADPEIGPWLQERLQLIHASSLTALTDIAPRPQVVYLDPMFPHKQKSALVKKEMRVFQSLVGPDLDADGLLAPARLLATKRVVVKRPDYAPPLADVATTNAVTTKGHRFDIYSGTPDI